The following proteins are co-located in the Leptodactylus fuscus isolate aLepFus1 chromosome 8, aLepFus1.hap2, whole genome shotgun sequence genome:
- the FAM237A gene encoding protein FAM237A, translating into MSTGRTGHAYYSMQLTCSLLFLGLFCIHTICCHGQVDPLALGRADPQCWETSTAILLEMKKPRIADSVAGFWDFMIYLKSSENFKHGVLFWDLAQLFWDIYVDCVLSRTHGLGRRQLKEEGKKITNFVSQFTSKTFSNNRRSVLPDQKELIQQLIGIHIDKREARLLSSIKRGIKRK; encoded by the exons ATGAGCACTGGGCGCACTGGACACGCATACTATAGCATGCAGCTAACATGTTCACTGCTTTTCCTGGGATTATTTTGTATTCACACCATCTGTTGTCATGGTCAGGTTGACCCACTTGCCCTGGGTCGTGCAGATCCTCAGTGCTGGGAGACATCGACAGCCATCTTACTGGAGATGAAAAAGCCCCGAATAGCCGATTCTGTGGCTGGATTCTGGGACTTCATGATATACCTGAAATCATCTGAGAATTTTAAGCACGGTGTTCTGTTTTGGGACCTAGCACAACTTTTCTGGGATATCTATGTAGACTGCGTACTTTCTAGAACACATGGGCTGGGCAGAAGACAGTTGAAAGAAGAAGGGAAGAAGATAACCAATTTTGTTTCACAGTTCACATCAA AAACATTTTCCAACAATCGAAGATCTGTTTTACCGGATCAAAAAGAACTCATTCAACAGTTAATAGGTATCCATATAGACAAAAGAGAAGCCAGGCTACTCAGCAGTATCAAAAGAGGGATCAAGAGGAAATAG